The Lycium ferocissimum isolate CSIRO_LF1 chromosome 8, AGI_CSIRO_Lferr_CH_V1, whole genome shotgun sequence DNA segment ACCATTTCAAAGATACAAAAGCCAGACCAAATTGGAAAAGCATAAATCACTAGGACTGTTGTTTATTTGTATAAAAGTTTTCTACTGCTAATTATTTCTGTGTTTTCTTATGTTTATGTCCGATAAAGTTTCGAATTTGTCTACACATTATTCACAGGGCACATATAAAATGCTACATGTGGTACCTCTCCTAAGTCTTGGATTGCCGTACATCTCAAAGGAAACTGAAGTGAACTTCTCATGAGTTACAGTCATAACAAACATCAGTACTACTGGTAAACATTGGGCATGCATGAGAAATTGGTAAGCATCGATCGTTTGTGTCATCAAATTTAAAATCTTGTGCATTATGCTATGTAATATTTTCTAACTTCAGCTTACGAGTTGTTACATTTTTAATATGTTTTGATTTCTGTTTTATAGCTCaaagaaatttcaaaaatatgtacaaattttaTATTAAGGATTTTGGGATAAACGTGCAACGCACGTTCCGAAGACTAGTTAGGATAAATAAACGTGAGAGGTATTATGAATGAAGTGTAATAAGTAATGGAgggatagaaaagaaaaaaaaataagtttagaTGAGGTACAATGAGTGAAAACAACATGACAGTTCGTTAGAGTTTCATGTGAGTTATCCAACATGATAGTCCTATGATTTGTCATGACTTGCATGCCACcgttttaaaatgtatttttgttttgttttgttttgtagcTTTGATATAATCATAAAAGAGAGGCAGCAATCCAATATGTGATGCTTTGTGAACAATTTTACAAGATGTGTAAATGTATATAACACAAAGTCCAGATCGTCATGATTTCTcatcatgtttttatttttatttttattattattagtatattCTTATGAACAATTGAACAAGCACCAAGTCATGTCAATCTAGGAAAATTTGTGAATAATCAAACAAGATAGGTAGAACAGATATATCAAATCATGTCAATATTCCTTGAATAATTGAACAAAGTAGAATGAATATAGCACAAAATCATACCACTCGAATTGAATTTGTGAACAATTGAACAAGATAGACATAACCAATATAACTCAAAATCATACCACTCTCGTAGAATTTGTAAACAATTGAACAATATAGACAATATTTCACTTGTTAAAGTTAGAAAAAGTGAGAAATGTAGACAGTATTTCACTTGTTAACCTCATATACTTACTGAGCTCATGCTAAGAGGACGACGGTATTTTAGTCCAGatcttttaaattaaattaaaaaattattttttgcacAAGCAATAAAATcgagaataaaatttaaataccaGCACAAAAGTATACCATTTGTGCAAAATCAGTATGTGCGAAAAATGGGGAAATAACGTTGCTGccccctaaaaataaaataattatccgTGCATATGTTATCAAATCTGTATTGCAAAGAATAGTTTGAACCAGTAAGTTAGACTAATTCACGAAACGAGAAAACGGAATATTCCGCTTTTGCAAAGCGCAGAAAACGAAATTAACGAGCGAAAAATAATATGAACAGTATATGGAAAACCAAATCGAGCCCACTGAATTcacagtgtgtccttaaggaaattattcccctcaatgtACCCGAGGTTTTGGAATCtttcctcccaggatagaacgattTACTCACCAAAATAGCGATAGGGCAAATTCAGGTAACTACGAACCACTCGAAGGTAGTATATCACACGAGAGTTTTTAAGAAGtgcagagaaagaagaagatgaatatcAGAAAATTGCGTAAGGAAAAATTCTGAGGATTAACAGAAATATATAGCCTATTTGGGAAAAGGTTTGTAGCTTTTCAGAAAAGTTCAGAAAAATTccgggaaagaaagaaaacgggTCGGGTCGCGGGTCAGgatctttaattatttaataattaattaaaattaaaggaaatttggtccaaaaagattatcaatcaatcagatcatttgaccaaattcaaatccgaagccgagcgacgacgacgACGGCGTGAGGGGAGACCCTCTTCTTGACCCTTTAGCAACACGAAGGAGTGCTTCTACTTTAAGGTAGGAGaacttttctttccaccacctatgagggacaaatgcttatttcataaagcaagagggaacaactcatttttccctccacttcttttccctccatttcccattcaacctATCAATTAGACCCAACAGCATAACCCCCTCACTTTCATGCATCTAAAACTATATATCCGAAATGCACCCAAAATTATAATAccaacatggtatataaatatactgagatggtatcaggttcatttattcaaaacatACAATATTCTCAAAAAAACCTCTATGATACtatcatcttatatacatatactgtgaTAGCATCATGaaggactgcttcagtcctttAATGAGACACTCCTCGATCCCCCGTGATACCACCGTGGTACATAAATATACTAAAATGGTACAGTCCTTcccttagtcctccatgataccatcatgatatataaatatactacgatggtatcatagaggaagAGTTTGGGCGAAGGGATACTCAAGTAAATATTTTCGGCCGGTTGGGTAAGAAGCGAAATTAATTTAGGAGAGAGCATGAGcgggtaaatattttacattttagggatattttgtgttgttttcccGTAAAATCACCCTAATCTAAGCCCATAAGTTTCTTAATTCGAACATATATCCGGCCCATCAATTTTAGAGAAATGGATTTCCAGAGGCCCAACAGTTGATTGGAAGACAACTCAACGACCATCACTTTGCTTTCTTCTCCGGCACACACGAAGGGTGGTACGTAAACTCCACTATTTTGTACACAACCCTAATcccttttttaattaatttttagcggtaatttgtgtatttaactTAATTCAATAGTTTGTCTGCTCCTTACTCATAAAGTAAGCTTCATATTTATATGTTCtcaaattaattttcattttttacttgCTCTTCGTTTAGTCAAATTACAGTTGAGAGTATTTTATATTGTAGACTAAGAGAATTAACATCCATTGGGTGTGACTTTGTAGTTACTTTAATGTTTTAACTTAGCTGTTTCTGTTCTGGATATTTGTTAGTATTGGATTGTTAGTCAAAgaggttacttttttttttttttttttttttttgatatagtGGTCAAGAACACACGTGAAGTATCACTTTTTTGCGAGTTTCACATCCTAACTATTAGCTGTTCCATTTTCCTACCCGGACTAAACCACACCAAGTTgagtagatggtgatagttcaggtaggaaaagggaacaacGGGTAGTTGGCCGGAGGtatgttttaatacatagatggtaataatagttcaggtaggaaaagccAGCAATTGATAGTTGGGGTGTGAAACTCGCCCAGGTGTGCTTTTGGCCATTAACTCTATTTTTTAGTCTTGATtcaattccctttttttttctttttgaccaGATGTTGCATTTGCAGAAAATGCCGTTTAAATAAAAAGTTACAAATTTTAATGTTTTATGCGATCATCTTGTTTGTTTTACAGGTGACAAAGAGATGAAGTTTCTATAAATTGATCTTATACATGGAGGAGAGCCATGGCATTTGCAAGCTTTAATGGCTCTCTCAAACAGATATGAGGAGGTGTTCTGTTTTTGTTTCTGTGATAAAACACACGTCATTCTTTTCCTATTCAACTAATTCTGCAGTCGAAAAGCTTTCTTGTGTTCCTTTAAGTGCTGCGAGACCCTTTCCAGATTATTCGCCTAAAAAACCTTCCATTAGAGACTCTGAACTTGTGCAGCACGTATCAACTTCTATTAAGCAACGCTATTCCGAGCACATTCGGCGTGTTTTAAAGCCCTTTGAATCAAAAATCAGACCTGACCACATTATTTGGGTTCTCATGACCGTAAAGAACGATTACAAACTGGTTCTAGATTTCTTTGATTGGTGGTGTCAACGGAGGGACCCGTCAATTGAGGTCCGTTGTATTATTGTACATATTGCTGCTGCTCAAAAAGATGCAAGGACAGCACATAGGCTTATTCATGATTTTTGGGCAAGACCCAGTGTAGATGTGACAGTTTGTTTCTCCCAGTTTGttgaaaaattaatatatacttATAAGGATTGGGGTTCTAATCCATTTGTTTTCGATATTTTCTTCCAAGTACTTGTTGAGTTGGGAACTctagattatggaagaaaacTTTTCGATAAAATGTTGCACTATGGCTTAGTTCTATCTGTCTCTTCATGTAACTTATTCCTTTCACGTCTCTCGCATGAGATTGAGGGGCACAAAATGATGCTAAAAATCTTTAATGAGTTTTCTGAAGTGGGTGTTTGCTGGGATAATGAATCTTATAATATAATGATCCATTCTCTTTGTCGGGTAGGGAAAGTTAAAGAAGCTCATAACTTACTCCTGCAAATGGAGCTGAGGGGCTGTATGCCCGATGTTGTAAGTTACAGCACTGTGATTAATGGATACAGTGCCACTGGACAGCTTGAACCAGTGTTGAAGATCATCGAAGAAATGCAAGTAAAAGGATTGAAGCcaaatgcatttacttttaaCAGTATAATTCTTCTTTTGTCTAAGACTGGCAAAGTGCTTGATGCTGAGAAAATCCTGAGGGAGATGACTTCCCAGGGAATTGCTCCAGATAATGTTGTTTACACAACTCTTATAGATGGCTTCTGCAAAACTGGGAACATAAGTGCTGCATACAGACTATTCAATGAGATTCAATGTTTTAACATTAGTCCTGATTTGATAACATATACTGCCCTCATTTCTGGTCTGTGTCAAACTGGAAATATTGCTGAAGCAGATAAGCTTTTGAATGATATGCTTGGCCGGGGGTTAGAACCTGATGAATTCATTTATACAACACTTATTGATGGTTATTGCAAGGCAGGGGAGATAAGGGCAGCCTTTTCTCTTCACAACAAAATGGTTCAGATGCAGTTGGTGCCAAATATTGTGACGTACACTACACTGGTAGATGGGCTCTGTAAACTAGGGGAACTTGATACAGCAAACGAACTTCTCCAAGAGATGTGTGGAAAAGGTCTTGAACTGAATATCTACACGTACAACTCACTTGTTAATGGTCTTTGTAAAGCTGGAGATGTAAAGCAAGCGGTAAAGTTGATGGAAGATATGGAAGCTGCTGGGATCCATCCTGATGCTTTTACTTATACTACTCTAATGGATGCTTATTGCAAGTTTGGAGAGATGGACAAGGCTCATGGACTACTACGTCAAATGTTGCTCAGAGGACTCCAACCCACGATAGTTACATTCAACGTTCTGATGAATGGCTTTTGTATGTCAGGGATGCTAGAAGAGGGTGATAAATTGTTGAAGTGGATGTTGGAGAAGGGCATAATACCAAATGCTACTACCTACAATTCTCTTATGAAGAAGTATAGCGTGCGAAATGATATGCGTACGACGTCAGAAATTTATAAGGGGATGCTGGGCCAAGGAGTTGTACCAAATGCCAATACCTTTAACATATTGATACGAGGACATTGCAAAGCTAGAAATATGAAAGAGGCTTGGTTTTTGCACAAGGAAATGATCAAGAAGGGATTTACTCCCACATTAGATACTTATCATGCACTCATCAAAGGGTTTTTAAAGAGGAAAAAGTATTCTGAGGCCAAAGAAATGTTTGAAGAGATGAGAAGACATGGTTTATTGGCAGATAAAGAGCTCTACTCCATCTTTACGGATATGAACTATGAACAAGGGAACTTTGATTTGGCACTTGAGCTTTGTGATGAAGCAGTAGAAAAGTGTCTTGCAGACAAGAATGATAATAGGACTACGTGATGGTTCTCATGTTGCTAGTTTTGAAACTAGTGATGGAAAACCAGTTGTCTTGCTCCCCGTGATGCTAAGCCTTTTTGTGTTGTCAAGTCAGTTCAAGTTGTTACTCTTTTAAGTCATCAGATAATCTTTTGAAACAGGTGAGTTTATTATACTTGGTAATTGCGTATTTTTACTCATTTCCATTTCTTCAAGGAACTAAAGCTGAGTAAAGTTTTAGATGCATGCTGCAATTTAGCATTTCAGTGCACTTTTGCTCTCTCTGCTTCGCTTAGATTTGTACCATGCGATGCAGGGAGGTGAAAGGAGGACTGATGATCACCTTTAAACAAGCCTGCTTGGATCGGAAAGAAGCACGAAAGCTAGGTAAACAAATGCAAATTCCAGTTTCCTCCGCTAGTATAAGGTGGAAAACAGAACACATTTGactagacttttttttttcttctttttcttataaGCCTTTATATGAACTTCTTTGATAAGGGTACAGAAATTTAAATGGACTTGCACATTGTTGTGGTATCCTTTTATTTTGGTGGGTTTTGGGCGAGTAGGGGTGGGGTGGGAGGTTCTCTggtgtcgagtatgtaaagccagtTCCAAGGCGCAGCATTATTCAACCTATATTCGATGTTCATAGCTGCTGAAGTGCTAGTGATTTGATCTAACTTTCTTCATGAATCTGTTGCTGTGGGCTTGGAGTTCTACTGCATTGAAGTAAACTACAGTATACCACCCAAGATTGCCCATCCGTCTGTGAATTTGGATAAAGATACCAGTAGATTGTGCTTTTCTAAGCTTGTAATAAATGTCAAAAAGCACCTGAAGACTAGGAGAAGATTCATGAAAGGCTATTGTTTTGATATGTGGAAGTGGCGGTTCAAGGAGTGCATGATTGTTTAACGTGGTTGAATCTGTTGAAGGGGGTTATATGATATTCAATTGCTATTTCTTGATATGTATGAATTTTTCAATTAGCTCATACGGTTTGCTAACTATGCCATAGACCTGGTGGTATCAGTTTCAGGAGAACTAAATTGTATTTCATGCAATCAATTTAACTTCCAATTTAAGTCAAAAGCAGTAGTAATCAAGTATCTGTTctgctcaattttttttttttttaaccgcAATCTCCACTGAAGCTAAGTAAATTCTTTGGCGAGGAAATTGATGTTGCTTTGAGGTAGCTTTGCtgttttattcttttattaatGTTATGATCTAATTAAAAGGTTGTATACAttgtatgatatgctatgcttcTGTGGTTGAGGTCTCGCGGTATTTAAAATAACAAGGACAATATTTGCGCTTTCAGAGTTGGTCATGGGTTTTATCTTAAGAGTTGCTTTCTCTGTTCGGCGACAAGATACAATTGCTCCAATACAAACTGTAGTTTGTATATTAGTATAATGGTGATCTCATAATCACACGGCATAACTACAAGATGAAGCTAGTCAAAAGCAGCAGGCAGTAAAGAACAAGGACCGTGCAATGATCTGCTTTAGCAATATGGCTATCTGAAGGTGCAGAGGGACCTGGGCCCTCAGCAGTCCTCGCTGTCTCCTTCGAGCAGGTGTAGTTGCAGCGACTTGGACGAACCACTCTGTATACACCGGTGCTTGTTAAAACATAGGGATCCTTCCTGTTATCCTGTCCAAATGAGAATATGTACCCTAAAGCAGGCAATGGACTATTGGGGACTGAGCTGCAGTTGAGAGGGGAATCATGAGCACAACTGAACGGTATGCCTCTTGTTGTAAAGTTCCCACTGTTATACGGATTTTCTTGAGCTGCCCAAAAGTTCTTAGCATACAAATCTCCATAAAGGTAACTGCCAATGTAACCATCCTTCTGTTAAGTTTGGTTTGCAAAATTTGAAGTTGCTTCAATCTTATATTCAAAAGGGCGTTCATATTTACCTTCCATATATGCAGGGATCAGTCTTGGAGCGATAAACATAGCCACCTGATATGGCTGCAGATCCGACCTCTTTATTTACTTCAGAATGGCTGTATCCTAACACTGGGAAGATGGAATCCACAAAATCATCAGCTGAAGCATTTTTAAAGCGGAAAGGACCTTCATACATGCTCCATCCATAATTTCCCCCTTTCGTGATGATGTCAACTTCTTCATAATGATCCTGCATGATTCAAATGATTGTCAGAAAGTCGGGATCAACATACAAGTCAGCATGTTATGGAGGTCTGTTGAAAAAGATCTTATCAAACAGAGAAGTGATAGCTCTCAACAAGAGTAAGCTTGTCGTTGAACCTGGCCAACATCCGCACAGATGAAGTAAGAAGGCCTTTCTGAATCGAAGCTACAGCGCCAAGGGTCTCTCAGTCCTAGCGCCCAAATTTCAGGCTGCAAATCTTTGTCTTGTGAATAAGGATTATCTCGAGGAACTGAATAGTTACCCCAGTGTCCAAGGTCTGATATTTCTTCTTGACCTGATGaaaaaatcacctagtgttCATGATATAGCTCAAGAAAATGCAAGCAAGGCAATTTGCCTTGTAGTTTGTGTCAATTATTGTAAAAAAGCAAAGTGCTCACTTGGTATGTTATCAATATCCACCCTCATAATTTTTCCAAGCAAGGACTTCTTATTTTGAGCAAAATTGAAAGAGTCACCCTTGCTTCCACCATCTCCCATCATAAAGTAGAGATATCCATCTTCGGGGCCAAAGAGAATCTGTCCTCCATGATTAGCTGTAAATGGAAGTCCCATGGTAAATATTCTCCTCACTTCTGATGGTTTCGCCTTCTCGGCCTACAGGGTGTATGAAATATCAATTAAACGtgacaaataaatatatagtgCTTGCAATGAAACATTTATATGGAGTTGGAGAAAGTTCTAATCCGATACATAATTGTACTATTTCACTCCCCTCAAAGTTTTAAGGTTCAACTTGTCAAAggcataattaagtaaatagtTTAAGATTTTAGCCAAGATGGTAGCACAAttcaacatggtatcagagcatgtCGAGGTCAAGAGATCAAGTCTCACTGCCATGGCCAACACGTGAGGAGTATTGTTAATGATATaatttaagtaaataaaatcTAATAATTGTTTATCCAGCTGCTGTTTAAGAACACAATGGAGTGAAAACCAACCATTGATGGACTTGGTGCAGTCCCATTAGCACTGAACTCTGCAACGACAGTATGGTATTGGCATGGCTGCTTATTATCCTCTGGGTTTATCTTAGAAGGGTCACAACCAACATCTGAATTACAAGCACATCTGCCAGCACAACTAGGGGATTTAGACTTGTCACAGTTAAATGATGCAAAAAACCTTCCATTCTTGGCAAAGTTTGGATGGAAAGCCATTCCCATCATCCCAAATCTTGCATCTAAATAAACCTGATCTGTCAAATCAGCAAATGGGCTTGATTCATCAAGTTCCATTGCTTCTCCTGAGTCTTGATCAGGTATAGTTGCTACCCAAATTTTTCCAGCCTGATTGGAGAAGAATGCTCGGTTCGATCCATCGGGATGAGGGACCATGTTAAGGTAAGCTCCATCCGCAATCTTCTCAAAACACATGCCATTGGGAGGCTGCAaagtttcatttttcttgagTGGAACTTGTTCTCCATTGAAACAAAATGAATCTTTATCTGAGTTTCCACCAAATGCTTGACAGAAATCGGTTTTCGATTGCCAAAAGTCTGTTAGCAAGGAGGAGTTTGAGTTTTTGGTCCCTCCTGCTTTGGATTGCAAGGATGGTGCAAAAGGAGAATTTGCTATTGGTATGTTTTGGCAAGAATCCCAAACAGATGAACAAAAGCTAGCTGATGTAGCAGTTGAATTGCAAAGGACAGGAACTGGTCTTGGCCCTGATTTCACCTTAAACAACTCTGCTGAGAACTGATCACATGTCTGCAAAAaacgaaaaaacaaaaaaaggcaaatcttttggattaattttaaaatagaatTACCTTGGAATTAACCAAGTCTTGCAGAAActtaagaacaacaacaaagttTGTCCAATAGATGTTGAAACTATTCTGATGTAAGTTGTAAAAAGCCATGTtctttcttcaagaatttgggaaaaagaacaaataaagcTAGCCccattaagaaaaattaaaggaGACCTTTTAAATGCTGCAACTTCAATTTCCACTAACATGTATGAGAATGAAAGTAGGAAACTTAAGATCAGCTTTAAAATAGAACTACCTTGGAATTAACCAAGTCCTGCAAAAACTTAGAAGAAGAGCAGAGTCTGTTGATCAGATGTTGAAACTATTTCCTATTTGAGTTGTCAAGAGTCATATTCTTACTTCAAGAATTTGACCAGAGTAGCAAATTAAGCTAACcccattaagaaaaaaattaaagtagatTACTTTTGAAATGCTCCAACTTCAATTTCCACAAACATGTTTGAAAATGACATTAGGAAGAGCAAAGTCTGTTCATCAGATGTTGAAACTATTCTAATGTAAGTATCCAAAATTTATATtctttcttcaagaatttgacaaaaaaagaaaatgaagctAACTCcatcaagaaaaattaaaagagaaaacttttaaaatgctccatcaatttccataaaCATTCTTGAAATGAAATTAGGAAACTTACTGAGCAGATTATTGACTTGACAGCAGAACTACATGCAGTGTCAGATATATTCATACCCTCAAAAATCTTCTTTAATTGCGCATCTTTGGAAGAGTCACAACACACTTTTCCATTATATAGACAAAAAGCCAAAGGCTTTTTTGGAATAGCAGGTGCTCctacatatatacaatgaaTAATCagcaaaagaaaacaaaaattccTATAAAAATGACACTTTGATAGAGATTGAACTACCCTCATCATAAAGATTCTTGAAAAAACTTACTCAAATCTGTGCATAAAGGGAGTGAATAAGATGGAGAGATGAAGTTATACAGAAGAAGACAAATTAATGAGAACAGCATATTAAGGTTTTTATTCATTTTGGGAAAGATGAAGCAGAGAGGACAAGAACAAACATGCAGCAGCAAATCTGGATTTTACTTCCTTCTAGTGCTTATCATGATGATGGATGGAGATACTTGAAGTAGCACTacactacatatataaaaaaattatatataagtgaATAGATAATAAAAAGAGATAAGTAAACATTTCCTACCATATTCTATAGAAAAAGTTCCCATTAATAATATGAGTTTTAACTTCGCAATGATATAGGCGGATTCAACATACGAAGTTTATGAGTTTCTAATGTGATTTCAAGTTAACGTATATAATAACGATTGTTTCACAGTTAAATATTCAGTAAGTTTCTTAATGCATATATAGAATTCGGGTAAAAGCTATTGAGTTCACGTGAACCGACTTGTTACATTATGACTCTGTCCCTGTGCACTAATAGCTAGTGTAAAGGAAGCTTTTTGATATAAGGTCACAGACAAATCTAGGATTTAAACTCTGAGTTTAATCTTTaagatttttagcattgaaaTCATTGTATTTCTTAAAATTATGGTTTCATATATGCTCTTTActaaattttggtaaatttttacacataaattatGCTTTGTGTAAAAAGTACTGATTCGTATGAGCCCGACATCACAACGTTGCATCCTACTCTATGCAATTTCACTTAaaagataattataaataaCCTTTATTACAAGTTGAATTAGTAACctcgaaaataagaaaatacatgtCATTAGCTGGTCTAGCATAATATGTTAgtaatatacatagtataaaaATTTTTGATACTAtcaaattatataattaagttaAATCCATAAAATATAAGTTGCAGAAggtgtttgaattttttttcatgcTCTTTTAAGGTATGATGAATTATGTGTACAGAAAGGTTCCAAGTTGTTAAAGGGATTGTTAGAAATTGGGAGCGACGATTGAGCAATAATTCAAGACTTTGGATTTGACTTAAGCCACTCCACAAAATCTCAGTGGATGAGTAGTGGTTGAAAAGGGCAGTAATGATAAAGGaccaaatatatattttattattacccataaaagaagttggaaatattTGCTTTCCCCTTTTCAAAAGACATTCAATTGAT contains these protein-coding regions:
- the LOC132067452 gene encoding HIPL1 protein-like isoform X1 yields the protein MNKNLNMLFSLICLLLYNFISPSYSLPLCTDLRAPAIPKKPLAFCLYNGKVCCDSSKDAQLKKIFEGMNISDTACSSAVKSIICSTCDQFSAELFKVKSGPRPVPVLCNSTATSASFCSSVWDSCQNIPIANSPFAPSLQSKAGGTKNSNSSLLTDFWQSKTDFCQAFGGNSDKDSFCFNGEQVPLKKNETLQPPNGMCFEKIADGAYLNMVPHPDGSNRAFFSNQAGKIWVATIPDQDSGEAMELDESSPFADLTDQVYLDARFGMMGMAFHPNFAKNGRFFASFNCDKSKSPSCAGRCACNSDVGCDPSKINPEDNKQPCQYHTVVAEFSANGTAPSPSMAEKAKPSEVRRIFTMGLPFTANHGGQILFGPEDGYLYFMMGDGGSKGDSFNFAQNKKSLLGKIMRVDIDNIPSQEEISDLGHWGNYSVPRDNPYSQDKDLQPEIWALGLRDPWRCSFDSERPSYFICADVGQDHYEEVDIITKGGNYGWSMYEGPFRFKNASADDFVDSIFPVLGYSHSEVNKEVGSAAISGGYVYRSKTDPCIYGSYLYGDLYAKNFWAAQENPYNSGNFTTRGIPFSCAHDSPLNCSSVPNSPLPALGYIFSFGQDNRKDPYVLTSTGVYRVVRPSRCNYTCSKETARTAEGPGPSAPSDSHIAKADHCTVLVLYCLLLLTSFIL
- the LOC132067452 gene encoding HIPL1 protein-like isoform X2; protein product: MNISDTACSSAVKSIICSTCDQFSAELFKVKSGPRPVPVLCNSTATSASFCSSVWDSCQNIPIANSPFAPSLQSKAGGTKNSNSSLLTDFWQSKTDFCQAFGGNSDKDSFCFNGEQVPLKKNETLQPPNGMCFEKIADGAYLNMVPHPDGSNRAFFSNQAGKIWVATIPDQDSGEAMELDESSPFADLTDQVYLDARFGMMGMAFHPNFAKNGRFFASFNCDKSKSPSCAGRCACNSDVGCDPSKINPEDNKQPCQYHTVVAEFSANGTAPSPSMAEKAKPSEVRRIFTMGLPFTANHGGQILFGPEDGYLYFMMGDGGSKGDSFNFAQNKKSLLGKIMRVDIDNIPSQEEISDLGHWGNYSVPRDNPYSQDKDLQPEIWALGLRDPWRCSFDSERPSYFICADVGQDHYEEVDIITKGGNYGWSMYEGPFRFKNASADDFVDSIFPVLGYSHSEVNKEVGSAAISGGYVYRSKTDPCIYGSYLYGDLYAKNFWAAQENPYNSGNFTTRGIPFSCAHDSPLNCSSVPNSPLPALGYIFSFGQDNRKDPYVLTSTGVYRVVRPSRCNYTCSKETARTAEGPGPSAPSDSHIAKADHCTVLVLYCLLLLTSFIL
- the LOC132067450 gene encoding pentatricopeptide repeat-containing protein At1g05670, mitochondrial, which codes for MRRCSVFVSVIKHTSFFSYSTNSAVEKLSCVPLSAARPFPDYSPKKPSIRDSELVQHVSTSIKQRYSEHIRRVLKPFESKIRPDHIIWVLMTVKNDYKLVLDFFDWWCQRRDPSIEVRCIIVHIAAAQKDARTAHRLIHDFWARPSVDVTVCFSQFVEKLIYTYKDWGSNPFVFDIFFQVLVELGTLDYGRKLFDKMLHYGLVLSVSSCNLFLSRLSHEIEGHKMMLKIFNEFSEVGVCWDNESYNIMIHSLCRVGKVKEAHNLLLQMELRGCMPDVVSYSTVINGYSATGQLEPVLKIIEEMQVKGLKPNAFTFNSIILLLSKTGKVLDAEKILREMTSQGIAPDNVVYTTLIDGFCKTGNISAAYRLFNEIQCFNISPDLITYTALISGLCQTGNIAEADKLLNDMLGRGLEPDEFIYTTLIDGYCKAGEIRAAFSLHNKMVQMQLVPNIVTYTTLVDGLCKLGELDTANELLQEMCGKGLELNIYTYNSLVNGLCKAGDVKQAVKLMEDMEAAGIHPDAFTYTTLMDAYCKFGEMDKAHGLLRQMLLRGLQPTIVTFNVLMNGFCMSGMLEEGDKLLKWMLEKGIIPNATTYNSLMKKYSVRNDMRTTSEIYKGMLGQGVVPNANTFNILIRGHCKARNMKEAWFLHKEMIKKGFTPTLDTYHALIKGFLKRKKYSEAKEMFEEMRRHGLLADKELYSIFTDMNYEQGNFDLALELCDEAVEKCLADKNDNRTT